In Microbulbifer celer, a single window of DNA contains:
- the rpsU gene encoding 30S ribosomal protein S21 translates to MPSVRIKDNEPFDIALRRFKRSCEKAGVLSEVRRREFYEKPTAVRKRKAAAAVKRHAKKLQRENRKFQRLY, encoded by the coding sequence ATGCCCTCAGTACGCATCAAAGACAACGAACCGTTCGACATCGCCCTGCGCCGCTTCAAGCGCTCCTGCGAAAAAGCCGGTGTACTCTCCGAAGTACGTCGCCGCGAGTTTTACGAGAAGCCCACTGCCGTTCGCAAGCGCAAAGCTGCTGCCGCTGTTAAGCGTCACGCCAAAAAGCTTCAGCGCGAAAACCGCAAGTTCCAGCGTCTCTACTGA
- a CDS encoding GatB/YqeY domain-containing protein, which yields MTTTLKDTLATATKDAMKARDKARLATLRLINAEIKRVEVDERIELDDARILALLDKMTKQRRDSITQYEKAGRPELAAVEQQEIEVIQDFLPEQLSETEIQEIVTAAVKETGASSMADMGKVMAIVKPQVQGRADMGAVSKLVKASF from the coding sequence ATGACCACGACGCTCAAGGACACCCTGGCCACCGCCACCAAAGACGCCATGAAGGCCCGCGACAAGGCGCGCCTCGCCACGTTGCGACTGATCAATGCCGAGATCAAACGCGTGGAAGTGGATGAGCGCATCGAGCTGGATGATGCCCGTATCCTCGCCCTGCTGGACAAGATGACCAAGCAGCGCCGCGACTCCATCACCCAGTACGAGAAAGCCGGCCGACCGGAGCTCGCCGCGGTGGAGCAGCAGGAAATCGAAGTGATCCAGGACTTCCTGCCGGAACAGCTGTCGGAAACCGAGATCCAGGAAATCGTCACCGCCGCCGTCAAAGAGACCGGCGCCAGCAGCATGGCCGATATGGGCAAGGTAATGGCCATTGTGAAGCCCCAGGTACAGGGCCGCGCCGATATGGGTGCGGTCAGTAAGCTGGTTAAAGCTTCTTTCTAA
- the tsaD gene encoding tRNA (adenosine(37)-N6)-threonylcarbamoyltransferase complex transferase subunit TsaD, with the protein MRVLGIETSCDETGVALYDTEQGLLGHTLYSQVKLHADYGGVVPELASRDHVRKLLPLVKEVMAQSSTVPADIDGVAYTAGPGLIGALMVGACAGRAIAYGWDIPAIGVHHMEGHLLAPMLEDNPPAFPFVALLVSGGHTQLVDVQGLGQYELLGESLDDAAGEAFDKAAKMLDLDYPGGPRLAALAEQGDPLRFTFPRPMTDRPGLDFSFSGLKTFTLTTVQKHMLDDGLPDDQTCADIAAAFQEAVVDTLVIKCRRALKQAGRKTLVIAGGVSANKLLRQRLEARLVEDGCTVYYPRQEFCTDNGAMIAYAGCLRLQGGQRTGLDIDVRPRWPLTEL; encoded by the coding sequence GTGCGAGTACTCGGAATTGAAACCTCCTGCGATGAGACCGGCGTAGCCCTGTACGACACCGAGCAGGGCCTGCTGGGACACACCCTGTACAGTCAGGTAAAACTGCACGCCGACTACGGCGGTGTGGTACCTGAGCTGGCCAGTCGTGACCACGTGCGCAAGCTGTTGCCGCTGGTGAAGGAGGTGATGGCCCAGAGCAGCACGGTGCCGGCAGATATCGACGGTGTGGCCTACACCGCTGGCCCCGGTCTGATCGGCGCGCTGATGGTGGGTGCCTGTGCCGGGCGCGCCATCGCCTACGGCTGGGATATACCCGCCATCGGCGTACATCATATGGAGGGCCACTTGCTGGCGCCGATGCTGGAAGATAATCCGCCAGCATTCCCGTTTGTGGCGCTGCTGGTTTCCGGCGGCCATACCCAGTTGGTGGATGTGCAGGGGCTCGGACAGTACGAACTGCTGGGGGAGTCTCTGGATGACGCCGCCGGCGAGGCCTTCGACAAGGCCGCCAAAATGCTGGACCTGGATTACCCCGGCGGCCCGCGCCTGGCGGCGTTGGCGGAACAGGGCGATCCACTGCGCTTTACTTTTCCGCGCCCGATGACCGATCGCCCCGGCCTCGATTTCAGTTTCTCCGGCCTCAAGACTTTCACCCTGACCACGGTCCAGAAGCACATGCTGGACGACGGCCTGCCGGACGATCAGACCTGTGCCGATATCGCCGCCGCGTTCCAGGAAGCGGTGGTGGACACTCTGGTGATCAAGTGTCGTCGGGCGCTGAAGCAGGCCGGTCGTAAAACTCTGGTGATTGCCGGCGGCGTGTCGGCGAATAAACTGCTGCGTCAGCGGCTGGAGGCGCGCCTCGTCGAAGACGGCTGTACCGTCTATTACCCGCGTCAGGAATTCTGTACCGACAACGGTGCGATGATTGCCTACGCCGGATGTCTGCGCCTGCAGGGTGGGCAGCGGACCGGCCTGGATATAGACGT
- the dnaG gene encoding DNA primase: protein MAGKIPQYFIDDLLARADIVPVVDSRVKLRKTGKNYSACCPFHDEKTPSFTVSPDKQFYYCFGCGASGNAVGFLMEYDRLPFPEAVEKLAASLSLEVPREQLAPGQVKRQQESQSLYQLTEQAAEYYRAQLKDHKVAARAITYLKNRGLSGAIAKEFGIGLAPPGWDNLLNQLATSAEKADQLERAGLAIRRQDSDGGQGKQEPGRRHHYDRFRNRIMFPIRDQRGRTIAFGGRVLGDDKPKYLNSPETPIFHKGRELYGLWEARQANRELKRLIVVEGYMDVVALAQHDIRCAVATLGTACGEDHIQLAFRHTQELVFCFDGDQAGRTAARRALEAALPQMQDGRSLRFLLLPEGEDPDTLVRQIGGERFDQLIDEQGRPLEDFMFDLLGEGINVQTMDGRARLSKAAAPLLDLLPAGVYRQLMFQQLARRTGLEQDMLEEIIAAEKARTAKLAQQPVQPPQLHKQPHERSARSDVPAEQHQPTGAPPPMPGAGDEYEGYEGSYQDFAPPADYDYPDEGQPTAESERSHQAPTRRSGQYRLPAERMLIALLLHHPQLAQLIDDDTRFRNSADADLQLFAELVEVLKTRPEYNLNQLLGHWRAHHGADSFDTLAKLANSQLVTGARMLAINGQYQEYDPQTEFCDCLRSLDQATEKLRKRELLNQLRSAGNQLGEEQLALLAQFRRK, encoded by the coding sequence ATGGCAGGCAAGATTCCGCAGTATTTCATCGACGACCTGTTGGCCCGCGCCGACATCGTTCCGGTGGTCGATAGCCGGGTAAAACTGCGCAAAACCGGGAAAAACTATTCCGCCTGCTGTCCGTTTCACGATGAAAAAACCCCCTCTTTCACCGTAAGCCCGGACAAACAGTTCTATTACTGCTTCGGCTGTGGCGCCAGCGGCAATGCGGTCGGCTTCCTGATGGAGTACGATCGCCTGCCCTTTCCGGAAGCGGTAGAAAAGCTCGCCGCCAGCCTCAGCCTGGAAGTACCGCGCGAGCAACTGGCGCCGGGGCAGGTCAAACGCCAGCAGGAGAGCCAGAGCCTCTACCAGCTGACAGAGCAGGCCGCGGAGTATTACCGCGCGCAACTGAAAGACCACAAGGTCGCCGCCCGCGCCATCACCTACCTGAAAAACCGCGGCCTGTCCGGCGCAATCGCCAAAGAGTTCGGTATCGGTCTGGCCCCGCCCGGCTGGGACAATCTACTGAACCAGCTCGCCACCAGTGCGGAAAAGGCCGATCAGCTGGAGCGGGCGGGCCTCGCCATTCGCCGCCAGGACAGCGATGGCGGCCAGGGCAAGCAGGAGCCGGGAAGACGCCACCACTACGACCGCTTCCGCAACCGCATCATGTTCCCGATCCGCGACCAGCGCGGGCGCACCATCGCCTTCGGCGGTCGGGTTCTGGGAGACGACAAGCCCAAATACCTGAACTCCCCGGAAACCCCGATCTTCCACAAGGGCCGCGAACTCTACGGCTTGTGGGAGGCGCGCCAGGCCAACCGCGAACTGAAGCGGCTGATCGTGGTAGAAGGCTATATGGACGTGGTGGCCTTGGCACAGCACGATATCCGCTGCGCCGTAGCCACGCTCGGCACCGCCTGCGGAGAGGACCACATCCAGCTCGCCTTCCGCCACACCCAGGAACTGGTGTTCTGTTTTGACGGCGACCAGGCCGGCCGCACCGCCGCCCGCCGCGCACTGGAAGCCGCATTGCCACAGATGCAGGACGGCCGCAGCCTGCGTTTTCTGTTACTGCCGGAAGGGGAAGACCCGGATACCCTGGTGCGCCAGATCGGCGGTGAACGCTTTGACCAGCTGATCGATGAGCAGGGCCGCCCGCTGGAAGACTTCATGTTCGACCTGCTGGGAGAGGGTATCAACGTCCAGACCATGGACGGCCGCGCGCGCCTGTCCAAGGCCGCCGCCCCGCTGCTGGACCTGCTGCCCGCCGGCGTCTATCGCCAGCTGATGTTCCAGCAACTGGCGCGGCGCACCGGCCTCGAACAGGACATGCTGGAAGAGATCATCGCCGCGGAGAAAGCCCGCACGGCGAAACTGGCCCAGCAACCGGTGCAGCCCCCACAGCTCCATAAACAGCCCCACGAACGCTCGGCGCGCTCCGACGTCCCGGCCGAACAGCACCAGCCCACAGGCGCACCACCGCCAATGCCAGGCGCTGGGGATGAATACGAGGGGTACGAAGGCAGCTATCAGGACTTCGCCCCTCCAGCGGATTATGACTACCCGGACGAAGGGCAGCCGACCGCCGAGAGTGAGCGCTCACATCAGGCGCCAACACGCCGCAGCGGCCAGTACCGCCTGCCTGCAGAGCGCATGCTGATTGCGCTGTTGCTCCACCACCCGCAACTGGCGCAGCTGATCGACGACGACACGCGATTTCGCAACAGCGCAGATGCCGATCTGCAGCTGTTCGCCGAGCTGGTAGAGGTACTGAAAACCCGGCCGGAGTACAACCTCAACCAGCTGCTGGGACACTGGCGCGCCCACCACGGAGCCGACTCCTTCGACACGCTGGCAAAACTGGCCAATTCCCAGCTTGTGACCGGCGCCCGCATGCTGGCGATAAACGGCCAGTATCAGGAGTACGACCCGCAGACCGAGTTTTGCGATTGCCTGCGCAGCCTGGATCAGGCCACGGAAAAACTGCGCAAGCGTGAATTGCTGAACCAACTGCGCAGTGCCGGCAACCAGCTGGGAGAGGAGCAACTCGCGCTGCTGGCGCAGTTCCGCCGAAAGTAA